The Chanos chanos chromosome 6, fChaCha1.1, whole genome shotgun sequence genome includes a region encoding these proteins:
- the mdfi gene encoding myoD family inhibitor → MSEEQSHSAGLPEPPEGACLTPLNPPTSLSSAPCSVAFEISGEVANQLRFQLWIWDLKWQEDGDANSEAQVTSSEVISTEIPADVENGNNNSTQSRADLSTPSKSITCQPQARSTPLHPATTTASEQAGLLKNGTKSHTHLNNGLRNGGTLPRAASSSSSSSSSHKNPKKLQSNPSINSQSSKRSKGSSKSNSSQIPTEAQDDCCVHCILACLFCEFLTLCNIVLDCATCGSCASDDSCFCCCCASEECGDCDLPCDLDCGIIDACCESADCLEICMECCGLCFSS, encoded by the exons ATGTCTGAGGAGCAAAGTCACAGTGCTGGCTTGCCCGAACCTCCAGAGGGGGCCTGCCTTACTCCACTGAACCCACCCACAAGTCTGTCCTCAGCACCCTGCTCAG TTGCTTTTGAGATCTCTGGGGAGGTAGCCAATCAGCTCCGATTTCAGCTGTGGATCTGGGACTTGAAATGGCAGGAGG ATGGGGACGCGAACAGCGAGGCCCAAGTGACGAGTTCAGAGGTCATCTCTACGGAGATACCAGCGGATGTGGAGAACGGGAACAACAACAGCACTCAGTCGCGGGCAGACCTCAGTACGCCCAGCAAGAGCATAACAT GTCAACCTCAGGCCCGGTCAACGCCTTTGCACCCCGCAACAACCACTGCATCAGAGCAAGCTGGTCTGCTGAAGAACGGCACCAAGTCCCACACCCATCTCAACAACGGTTTGAGGAATGGAGGAACGCTACCGAGagctgcctcctcctcctcctcttcctcctcttctcacAAGAACCCCAAGAAACTGCAGTCAAACCCATCCATCAACAGCCAGAGCAGCAAGAGGAGTAAGGGCAGCTCCAAATCCAACAGTTCCCAGATCCCCACTGAGGCCCAGGATG ACTGCTGTGTCCACTGCATCCTGGCGTGCCTGTTCTGTGAGTTCCTAACTCTGTGTAACATTGTGCTGGACTGTGCCACCTGTGGTTCTTGTGCTTCTGACGACTcctgcttctgctgctgctgtgccTCTGAGGAGTGCGGTGACTGTGACCTGCCGTGTGACCTGGACTGCGGCATCATCGACGCGTGCTGCGAATCTGCGGACTGTCTGGAAATCTGCATGGAGTGCTGTGGCCTTTGTTTCTCCTCCTGA